Proteins from a genomic interval of Sphingopyxis sp. QXT-31:
- a CDS encoding TonB-dependent receptor: MTSKYPSIRRRAQASALTISFLLAFGATSAAAEETTEDATVAATTAATAAQAEDDDVSRGDIIIVTARRRQETAQEVPVAISVIRGDSIEATGNFNVVKLQQLAPTLQVYTTNPRNTSVNIRGLGVPYGLTSDGFEQGVGIYVDDVYNSRVAAATFDFLDVDQVEVLRGPQGTLYGKNTTAGAINITTNQPTFDFEGRAEVTVGNLNFKQAKAAVSGPLTDKIAARIAVAATSRRGTLFNVRTDRWINEQDNLGLRGQLLFQPNEDLSITLSGDYSKQDPECCGTAFVRVGTTQRALNRQYDAVIARLQAANPNYNYIVPSRNVYDRLTDIDASLNAGNKIGGASLRVKWDVGPGTLTSITAWRFWDWKPENDRDFTGASVVAKSQNPSQQDQYSQEFRYNYEGDKIDFVAGLFAFRQRIDTQGTEQQGIDATRYSLAPSTDPNNVYNRPEVLNGLTATNTQFLKSDSAALYGQVSYKLTPELTIQPGIRINYDKKEGFYQRVVTTGAGQVIASCAPSATAGNAVLTAQCGVYQPQLTQPSVSDWNFSYDLNINYKIAPDILAYATYAKSFKTVGINQNGLPLDTNNQPVLSASTVKPESVNHFEIGLKTQFLNRLATFNLSAYRTDIKNFQVTVNGGQFGTVRGYLANADKVRSQGIEADFKIRPSDRFTAYVNGAYTDAKYVKFCNAPPPPELSGGSSTGIVVTGPCTFTGTPGPAATPGSVSPPFVDVSGATLPGVSKWAFSYGAEANLPVNLLAKEGQIYFGVDGNYRSHWNSNASPSIYTDVKGYALTNFRVGFRGDGIDIFGWVRNAFDVNYIETLQVAPGNVGLIAGQPGDPRTWGGTVKVSF, encoded by the coding sequence ATGACCTCGAAATACCCATCGATACGCCGCCGTGCACAAGCCTCGGCCCTCACAATCTCCTTCCTTCTTGCGTTCGGCGCGACGTCGGCCGCGGCCGAAGAGACGACGGAAGACGCCACCGTTGCGGCGACGACGGCCGCAACGGCCGCCCAGGCCGAAGACGACGACGTCAGCCGCGGCGACATCATCATCGTCACCGCGCGCCGCCGTCAGGAAACGGCACAGGAAGTGCCGGTCGCGATCTCGGTCATCAGGGGCGATTCGATCGAGGCGACGGGCAATTTCAACGTCGTGAAGCTGCAGCAGCTCGCTCCCACGCTGCAGGTCTATACCACCAACCCGCGCAACACGTCGGTCAACATCCGCGGCCTGGGCGTGCCTTACGGCCTTACCAGCGACGGGTTCGAGCAGGGCGTCGGCATCTATGTCGACGACGTCTATAATTCGCGCGTCGCCGCCGCGACCTTCGACTTCCTCGACGTTGACCAGGTCGAGGTGCTGCGCGGGCCGCAGGGCACGCTCTATGGCAAGAATACCACCGCGGGCGCGATCAACATCACGACCAACCAGCCGACCTTCGATTTCGAGGGGCGGGCGGAGGTGACTGTCGGCAATCTCAATTTCAAGCAGGCCAAGGCCGCGGTCTCGGGCCCGCTCACCGACAAGATCGCGGCGCGCATCGCGGTTGCGGCGACCAGCCGCCGCGGCACGCTGTTCAATGTGCGGACCGATCGCTGGATCAACGAGCAGGACAATCTCGGCCTGCGCGGCCAATTGCTGTTCCAGCCGAACGAAGATCTCAGCATCACGCTGTCGGGCGATTACAGCAAGCAGGATCCGGAGTGTTGCGGCACCGCCTTCGTGCGTGTCGGCACGACGCAGCGCGCGCTCAACCGCCAATATGATGCGGTCATCGCCCGGCTGCAGGCGGCCAATCCCAATTACAATTATATAGTGCCAAGCCGGAATGTTTACGACCGCCTAACCGATATCGATGCCAGCCTCAACGCGGGCAACAAGATTGGCGGCGCGTCGCTGCGCGTGAAATGGGATGTCGGCCCCGGTACCCTCACCTCGATCACCGCCTGGCGCTTCTGGGACTGGAAGCCCGAGAACGACCGCGATTTCACCGGCGCCTCGGTAGTCGCCAAGTCGCAAAACCCGTCGCAGCAGGATCAATATAGCCAAGAATTCCGCTATAATTACGAAGGCGACAAGATCGATTTCGTCGCTGGACTCTTTGCGTTCCGGCAGCGCATCGACACGCAGGGGACCGAGCAGCAGGGGATCGACGCCACGCGCTACAGCCTGGCGCCGTCGACCGATCCGAACAATGTCTATAACCGGCCCGAGGTGCTGAACGGCCTCACGGCCACCAACACGCAGTTCCTGAAATCCGACAGCGCGGCGCTCTATGGACAGGTCAGTTACAAGCTGACCCCCGAGCTGACCATTCAACCTGGTATCCGCATCAATTACGACAAGAAAGAAGGCTTTTACCAGCGTGTGGTGACAACCGGCGCAGGGCAGGTCATCGCCAGCTGCGCACCCAGCGCGACCGCGGGCAATGCCGTGCTGACGGCGCAATGCGGCGTCTATCAGCCGCAGCTGACGCAGCCGTCGGTCAGCGACTGGAATTTCAGCTACGACCTGAATATCAACTACAAGATCGCGCCGGACATTCTGGCTTATGCCACCTACGCCAAGAGCTTCAAGACGGTCGGGATCAATCAGAACGGCCTGCCGCTCGATACCAATAACCAGCCCGTGCTCAGCGCCAGCACGGTGAAGCCCGAATCGGTCAATCATTTCGAGATTGGTCTCAAGACGCAGTTCCTGAACCGGCTCGCGACGTTCAATCTTTCCGCTTATCGCACCGACATCAAGAATTTCCAGGTGACGGTGAACGGCGGCCAGTTCGGCACGGTTCGCGGCTATCTCGCCAATGCCGACAAGGTCCGGTCGCAGGGCATCGAGGCAGATTTCAAAATCCGTCCGAGCGATCGGTTCACGGCCTATGTCAACGGCGCCTATACCGACGCCAAATATGTCAAATTCTGCAACGCGCCGCCGCCTCCGGAATTGAGCGGCGGTTCGAGCACCGGCATCGTCGTGACAGGCCCCTGCACCTTCACGGGCACGCCGGGGCCAGCGGCAACACCCGGTTCCGTGAGCCCTCCCTTCGTCGACGTTTCCGGCGCCACTCTTCCCGGCGTTTCGAAATGGGCTTTTTCTTATGGTGCAGAGGCAAATCTGCCAGTCAATCTGTTGGCCAAAGAAGGCCAAATCTATTTCGGGGTCGACGGCAATTATCGGTCGCACTGGAATTCGAACGCCTCGCCCTCGATCTACACCGATGTGAAGGGTTATGCCCTGACCAACTTCCGCGTCGGTTTCCGCGGCGACGGGATCGACATCTTCGGCTGGGTTCGCAACGCCTTCGACGTGAATTACATCGAAACGCTGCAGGTCGCACCGGGCAACGTGGGCCTGATCGCCGGGCAGCCGGGCGATCCCAGGACCTGGGGCGGGACGGTCAAGGTCAGCTTCTAG
- the katG gene encoding catalase/peroxidase HPI produces the protein MNDQTPIDAAGGCPVNHGGVRALLGRTNKDWWPDMLATEILNPNGSSNPLGDDFDYAAAFKSLDYQALKDDLTALMTDSQPWWPADYGHYGPFFIRMAWHAAGTYRTADGRGGANSGQQRFAPLDSWPDNGNLDKARRLLWPIKQKYGNKISWADLFILTGNVAIESMGGPVFGFGGGRADVFEPERDIYWGSEDKWVNEGVQTRIDPDNGFEAIEGPLAAIQMGLIYVNPEGPGGNPDPLLSARDMKETFERMAMNHEETVALTAGGHTFGKAHGNGDASLLGAAPSGGDLAAQGFGWVSSHESGGIGEHSVTSGIEGSWVNTPTEWSENYFRLLLDYDYELVHSPAGAQQWQPINQKPEDMAPAAWDPTVKVPTMMTTADMALKMDPEFRAVSEKFRSDHEAFKDAFARAWFKLCHRDMGPKVRYLGPEVPAEDLIWQDPVPAGTMPSDADVAAVKAAIAGSGLTVSQLIKTAWASASTFRKSDFRGGANGARVRLAPQKDWEVNEPAMLAKVLDSLDGLRGNLSMADAIVLGGVVGLEKAIKDAGFSVAVPFTGGRGDATAEQTDADSFAVMEPEADAFRNYVGSKKLAVKVEEMMLDRASLLGLSVPEMTVLIGGLRVLGANHGERGHGHFTKRSGQLTNDFFVNLYDMTNVWKAAGEGDDEYVATDRKDGGEKWRATRADLIFGSNAELRAVGEVYAQSDNGEKFVKDFVKAWTKVMNADRFDLA, from the coding sequence ATGAACGACCAGACCCCCATCGACGCCGCCGGCGGCTGCCCGGTCAACCATGGCGGCGTACGCGCGCTGCTCGGCCGGACCAACAAGGATTGGTGGCCCGATATGCTGGCGACCGAAATCCTCAATCCCAACGGGTCGTCGAACCCGCTCGGCGACGATTTCGACTATGCCGCGGCGTTCAAGTCGCTTGATTATCAGGCGCTGAAGGATGACCTTACCGCGCTGATGACCGACAGCCAGCCTTGGTGGCCGGCCGACTATGGCCATTACGGCCCCTTCTTCATCCGCATGGCTTGGCACGCCGCGGGCACCTATCGCACCGCCGACGGCCGCGGCGGCGCCAACAGCGGGCAACAGCGCTTCGCGCCGCTCGACAGCTGGCCCGATAACGGCAACCTCGACAAGGCGCGCCGCCTGCTGTGGCCGATCAAGCAGAAATACGGCAACAAGATCAGCTGGGCCGACCTGTTCATCCTGACCGGAAACGTCGCGATCGAGAGCATGGGCGGGCCCGTCTTCGGCTTCGGCGGCGGCCGCGCCGACGTGTTCGAGCCCGAGCGCGACATCTATTGGGGCTCGGAAGACAAATGGGTCAATGAGGGCGTGCAGACCCGCATCGATCCGGACAACGGCTTCGAGGCGATCGAAGGGCCGCTGGCCGCGATCCAGATGGGGCTGATCTACGTCAATCCGGAGGGTCCGGGCGGCAATCCCGATCCGCTGCTGTCGGCGCGCGATATGAAGGAAACCTTCGAGCGCATGGCGATGAACCATGAGGAAACCGTCGCGCTGACCGCGGGCGGCCACACCTTCGGCAAGGCGCATGGCAATGGCGATGCTTCGCTGCTCGGCGCCGCACCCTCGGGCGGCGACCTCGCGGCGCAAGGCTTCGGCTGGGTCAGCAGCCACGAGAGCGGCGGCATCGGCGAGCACAGCGTCACCAGCGGCATCGAAGGGTCGTGGGTCAATACGCCGACCGAATGGTCCGAGAATTATTTCCGCCTGCTGCTCGATTATGATTATGAGCTCGTGCACTCGCCCGCCGGGGCGCAGCAGTGGCAGCCGATCAACCAGAAGCCGGAGGATATGGCCCCGGCGGCGTGGGATCCGACCGTCAAGGTTCCGACGATGATGACGACCGCCGACATGGCGCTGAAGATGGATCCCGAATTCCGCGCGGTCAGCGAGAAGTTCCGGAGCGATCATGAAGCGTTCAAGGACGCCTTCGCCCGCGCCTGGTTCAAGCTCTGCCACCGCGACATGGGTCCCAAGGTCCGCTACCTCGGCCCCGAAGTGCCGGCCGAAGACCTGATCTGGCAGGACCCCGTTCCTGCCGGCACCATGCCGTCGGACGCCGATGTCGCGGCGGTGAAGGCCGCGATTGCGGGTAGCGGCCTGACCGTCAGCCAGCTGATCAAGACCGCGTGGGCCTCGGCGAGCACTTTCCGCAAGTCCGATTTCCGCGGCGGTGCCAACGGCGCGCGCGTCCGGCTCGCCCCGCAGAAGGATTGGGAGGTCAACGAGCCGGCGATGCTCGCCAAGGTGCTCGATTCGCTCGACGGCCTGCGCGGCAATCTGTCGATGGCCGACGCGATCGTCCTCGGCGGTGTCGTGGGTCTCGAGAAGGCGATCAAGGATGCCGGCTTCAGCGTCGCGGTGCCCTTTACCGGCGGCCGCGGCGACGCAACGGCAGAGCAGACCGACGCCGACAGCTTCGCCGTGATGGAGCCCGAAGCCGACGCCTTCCGCAACTATGTCGGAAGCAAGAAGCTGGCGGTGAAGGTCGAGGAAATGATGCTCGACCGCGCCTCGCTGCTCGGCCTGTCGGTGCCCGAGATGACGGTGCTGATCGGCGGGCTGCGCGTGCTCGGCGCCAATCATGGCGAGCGCGGACACGGCCATTTCACCAAGCGGTCGGGCCAACTGACGAACGATTTCTTCGTCAACCTCTACGACATGACCAATGTCTGGAAGGCCGCGGGCGAGGGCGACGACGAATATGTCGCCACCGACCGCAAGGACGGCGGCGAGAAGTGGCGGGCGACGCGCGCCGACCTGATCTTCGGCTCCAACGCCGAACTCCGCGCCGTCGGCGAGGTCTATGCGCAGTCCGACAATGGCGAAAAATTCGTGAAGGACTTCGTCAAGGCCTGGACCAAGGTGATGAACGCCGACCGTTTCGACCTCGCCTGA
- a CDS encoding NAD(P)H-dependent flavin oxidoreductase: MTKINDLMARGTALLGSDYAILCGAMSWVSERNLVSAISNAGGFGVIACGAMTPELLDAEIAATKALAARPFGVNLITMHPQLFDLIDVCAKHGVGHVVLAGGLPPKGSLEAIKASGAKVICFAPTLALGKKLIRSGVDALVIEGMEAGGHIGPVSTSVLAQEILPTLADEVPVLVAGGIGRGEAIAGYLEMGASGVQLGTRFVCATESIAHPNFKKAFIRASARDAVASVQIDPRLPVIPVRALKNAGTEEFTAKQREVANLLDGGSVDMIEAQLQIEHYWAGALRRAVIDGDVENGSLMAGQSVGMVTSEESVGDIIASLVQQAEAALHARG, translated from the coding sequence ATGACAAAAATTAACGATCTGATGGCGCGCGGAACCGCGCTTCTGGGTAGCGACTACGCGATTTTATGCGGTGCGATGAGCTGGGTTTCGGAGCGGAACCTGGTCAGCGCGATCAGCAATGCGGGCGGCTTCGGGGTGATCGCGTGCGGCGCGATGACGCCCGAATTGCTCGATGCCGAAATCGCCGCGACCAAGGCGCTCGCGGCGCGGCCCTTCGGGGTCAATCTGATCACGATGCACCCGCAATTGTTCGATCTGATCGACGTCTGTGCCAAACATGGCGTCGGCCATGTCGTGCTCGCCGGGGGCCTGCCGCCCAAGGGCAGCCTCGAGGCGATCAAGGCGTCGGGCGCCAAGGTGATCTGCTTCGCGCCGACGCTGGCGCTGGGCAAGAAGCTGATCCGCTCGGGCGTCGATGCGCTGGTGATCGAGGGCATGGAGGCCGGCGGCCATATCGGTCCGGTTTCGACCAGCGTGCTCGCGCAGGAGATATTGCCGACCCTTGCCGACGAAGTGCCGGTGCTCGTCGCCGGCGGCATCGGCCGCGGCGAGGCGATCGCCGGCTATCTCGAAATGGGCGCGTCGGGCGTCCAACTCGGCACGCGCTTCGTCTGCGCGACCGAGAGCATCGCGCACCCCAACTTCAAGAAAGCTTTCATCCGCGCCTCGGCGCGCGATGCGGTCGCCAGTGTCCAGATCGACCCGCGCCTGCCGGTCATCCCCGTCCGCGCGCTCAAGAACGCCGGGACGGAGGAATTCACCGCCAAGCAGCGCGAGGTCGCGAACCTGCTCGACGGCGGCAGCGTCGACATGATCGAGGCGCAGTTGCAGATCGAACATTATTGGGCCGGCGCGCTGCGCCGCGCGGTGATCGACGGCGACGTCGAGAACGGCTCGTTAATGGCAGGGCAATCGGTGGGTATGGTAACATCCGAAGAGTCCGTGGGGGATATTATCGCGTCACTGGTGCAACAGGCCGAAGCGGCCTTGCACGCGCGGGGTTGA
- a CDS encoding PaaI family thioesterase, whose product MTLAKVQGLIASGGRPPIGETLGFQLVDAGDGWAAFEGVPGPQHYNPMGIVHGGYAATLLDSACGIAVVTKLADDQAMTTLELKTSYLKAMTGETGKVRAEGRVISIGRRVAYVEAKLTDAAGRLYATATSTLLVIQQ is encoded by the coding sequence ATGACGCTCGCCAAGGTACAGGGGCTGATCGCATCGGGCGGGCGCCCGCCGATCGGCGAAACGCTGGGGTTCCAGCTGGTCGATGCCGGCGACGGCTGGGCGGCGTTCGAGGGCGTGCCGGGGCCGCAGCATTATAATCCGATGGGAATCGTGCATGGCGGCTATGCCGCGACTTTGCTCGATTCGGCGTGCGGGATCGCGGTGGTGACCAAGCTCGCCGACGACCAGGCGATGACGACGCTCGAGCTCAAGACCAGCTACCTCAAGGCGATGACCGGCGAGACGGGCAAGGTGCGTGCCGAGGGGCGGGTGATCTCGATCGGGCGCCGCGTCGCCTATGTCGAGGCGAAGCTCACCGACGCGGCGGGGCGGCTCTATGCGACCGCGACCTCGACCCTGTTGGTGATCCAGCAATGA
- a CDS encoding DHA2 family efflux MFS transporter permease subunit, producing the protein MASIPLSPGQAASMPDAPFDPASLTNARKYLIFAVMAFGQFMALIDIQIVAASLNEVQAGLSAGPDEISWVQTAYLMAELVMIPFSAFLAQALSTRWLFAASAGLFTIASILCGLAWSIESMILFRAVQGFVGGAMIPTVFATGYMLFEGKQRAMIPAILGMVSVLAPTLGPTVGGWITDAMGWRWVFFINVLPGAMVTLAILALVRIDKPNLPMLRRIDWVHLASMAVFLAGLEFVLEEGPKHDWFSEPEIAIGAWVSFVAFGLFLERSFRSDGPIVRLSPFRKPTFVFACIFNLVIGFGLYASTYLVPIYLGRVQGYNASEIGTTVFVSGLAQLLGVPIAAALSQKVDQRIVITFGLTLFATGLWMFSFMTPEWGFAALFWPQVVRSFAIMLCIVPSVGLALGNFEGPELRYASGLFNLMRNLGGAIGIALVNTWLGDNLRLHMLRLSEALGRSAEAANEAAAQLAKHIGRTVSDPALAQQMAEGTLGRIVGREALTLAFDDVFRLMAYLFLAALVMVPFCKPPPIRGPAPKDAH; encoded by the coding sequence ATGGCATCGATTCCCCTCTCCCCCGGCCAGGCGGCATCCATGCCCGACGCGCCCTTCGACCCCGCCAGCCTCACGAATGCGCGGAAATATCTGATCTTCGCGGTGATGGCGTTCGGCCAGTTCATGGCGCTGATCGACATCCAGATCGTCGCCGCGTCCTTGAACGAGGTACAGGCGGGGCTCAGCGCCGGGCCCGACGAGATCAGCTGGGTCCAGACCGCTTATCTGATGGCCGAACTCGTCATGATCCCCTTTTCCGCGTTTCTGGCTCAGGCGCTCTCGACGCGCTGGCTGTTCGCGGCGTCGGCAGGGCTGTTCACCATCGCGAGCATCCTCTGCGGACTCGCGTGGAGCATCGAATCGATGATCCTGTTCCGCGCGGTGCAGGGCTTCGTCGGCGGCGCGATGATCCCGACGGTGTTCGCGACGGGCTATATGCTGTTCGAGGGCAAGCAGCGCGCGATGATCCCCGCGATCCTCGGCATGGTGTCGGTGCTCGCGCCCACCTTGGGGCCGACGGTCGGCGGCTGGATCACCGATGCGATGGGCTGGCGCTGGGTCTTTTTCATCAACGTGCTGCCCGGCGCGATGGTGACGCTCGCGATCCTCGCGCTCGTCCGCATCGACAAGCCGAATCTGCCGATGCTTCGCCGCATCGACTGGGTCCACCTTGCTTCGATGGCGGTGTTCCTCGCGGGGCTCGAATTCGTGCTCGAGGAAGGGCCCAAGCACGACTGGTTCAGCGAGCCCGAGATCGCGATCGGCGCGTGGGTGTCGTTCGTCGCCTTCGGCCTCTTCCTCGAACGCTCGTTCCGCTCGGACGGGCCGATCGTCCGGCTCTCCCCCTTCCGCAAGCCGACCTTCGTCTTCGCCTGCATCTTCAACCTCGTAATCGGCTTCGGCCTCTACGCCAGCACCTATCTGGTGCCGATCTACCTCGGCCGCGTGCAGGGCTATAATGCGTCGGAGATCGGCACGACGGTCTTCGTCTCGGGCCTCGCGCAACTGCTCGGCGTCCCTATCGCCGCGGCGCTGTCGCAAAAGGTCGACCAGCGCATTGTGATTACCTTCGGGCTCACCCTCTTCGCGACGGGCCTCTGGATGTTCAGCTTCATGACCCCTGAATGGGGCTTCGCCGCGCTCTTCTGGCCGCAGGTCGTGCGCAGCTTTGCGATCATGCTGTGCATCGTGCCCTCGGTTGGGCTCGCGCTCGGCAATTTCGAGGGACCCGAGCTCCGCTACGCCTCGGGCCTGTTCAACCTGATGCGCAATTTGGGCGGCGCGATCGGCATCGCGCTGGTCAACACCTGGCTCGGCGACAATCTCCGCCTCCACATGCTCCGCCTATCCGAAGCGCTCGGCCGTTCGGCCGAGGCCGCGAACGAAGCCGCGGCGCAGCTCGCGAAGCACATCGGCCGCACCGTCTCCGACCCCGCGCTCGCGCAGCAGATGGCCGAGGGCACCCTTGGCCGCATCGTCGGCCGCGAGGCGCTGACCCTCGCCTTCGACGACGTCTTCCGCCTGATGGCCTATCTCTTCCTCGCCGCGCTGGTGATGGTCCCCTTCTGCAAACCCCCGCCGATCCGCGGCCCGGCGCCGAAGGACGCGCATTAG
- a CDS encoding YezD family protein, producing the protein MSASSDQAGGQREAVPRAVQTVLDALEKLRFGAIQLTVHEGKLVQVDITERHRYPN; encoded by the coding sequence ATGTCCGCTTCATCCGATCAGGCCGGTGGCCAGCGCGAGGCTGTGCCGCGCGCGGTGCAGACGGTGCTGGACGCGCTTGAGAAACTGCGCTTCGGCGCGATCCAGCTGACCGTCCACGAGGGCAAGCTGGTGCAGGTCGATATCACCGAGCGCCACCGCTACCCCAACTGA
- the ptsP gene encoding phosphoenolpyruvate--protein phosphotransferase, whose protein sequence is MTNAPLPPSTAAQSARTILTRLHEVMAARTHAQGKLNQVVGIIGECLDSEVCSIYLLREGALELFATRGLKQEAVHVTRLGLGEGLVGMIAEQIETLNLDEAAAHPDFSYRPETGEELFHSFAGVPIIRRERAVGVLCVQHAEPRRYDDIEIETLQTVAMVLSELIANAELVDTAARTDAAAADQSAQRLTGQKLVDGMGSGVAVYHQPRITIEHTVAEDIEAERHRVYAAFDKMREQIDRMASQADFGVGGEHDEVIETYKMFAYDEGWSRRINEAIDSGLTAEAAIERVQQRTRMRMRQIDDPLLRDRMHDLEDLSNRLLRIVSGQMGTAAQMGLRQDSILIARNLGPAELLEYDKRRLKGVVLEEGSLTAHVIIVARAMGVPVLGRVRDVRTSIREGDLLLLDTSAGTVQVRPTQALQDAFDGKLVISQKRRANLASLRDLPAVTKDGVPIDLMINAGLREDIAALDLTGARGIGLFRTEFQFLVSATLPSRDRQQRLYRDVLDAAGDRPVIFRTVDIGGDKALPYMNTDTMLEENPAMGWRALRLALERDGLLKVQARALMEAAAGRTLNVMFPMVSEPWEYEAARDIFVRQRAWLASHNKKLPAAIRYGAMLEVPGLAETLDLMLPHLDFLSIGTNDLTQFLFAADRAHPRLAERYDWLSPTVMRFLSRVVKTVAGSKVTLGVCGEMGGRPLEAMALLGIGIERLSITPAGVGPVKAMIRSLDLAALRRDSPSILAQPSANPRAQYEDWAKAHQVDLGD, encoded by the coding sequence ATGACCAACGCCCCGCTCCCGCCCTCGACCGCCGCCCAGTCGGCGCGCACGATCCTGACGCGGCTGCACGAGGTGATGGCTGCGCGCACGCACGCGCAGGGCAAGCTCAACCAGGTCGTCGGCATTATCGGCGAATGCCTCGATAGCGAGGTCTGCTCGATCTATCTGCTGCGCGAGGGCGCGCTCGAGCTTTTCGCGACGCGCGGGCTGAAGCAGGAGGCGGTGCACGTCACGCGGCTCGGGCTTGGCGAGGGCCTGGTGGGCATGATCGCCGAGCAGATCGAGACGCTGAACCTCGACGAGGCCGCGGCGCACCCCGACTTCTCCTATCGCCCTGAAACGGGCGAGGAATTGTTCCACAGTTTCGCCGGCGTTCCCATCATCCGCCGCGAGCGCGCGGTCGGCGTGCTCTGCGTCCAGCACGCCGAGCCGCGCCGCTACGACGATATCGAGATCGAGACGCTGCAGACCGTCGCGATGGTGCTGTCCGAACTGATCGCGAACGCCGAGCTGGTCGATACCGCCGCGCGCACCGATGCCGCCGCCGCCGACCAGTCGGCGCAGCGGCTGACGGGGCAGAAACTGGTCGACGGCATGGGATCGGGGGTTGCGGTCTATCACCAGCCGCGCATCACCATCGAACATACGGTCGCCGAGGATATCGAGGCCGAGCGCCACCGCGTCTATGCCGCCTTCGACAAGATGCGCGAGCAGATCGACCGCATGGCCAGCCAGGCCGATTTCGGCGTCGGCGGCGAGCATGACGAGGTCATCGAGACCTACAAGATGTTCGCCTATGACGAGGGCTGGTCGCGGCGCATCAACGAGGCGATCGACAGCGGCCTCACCGCCGAGGCGGCGATCGAGCGCGTCCAGCAGCGCACCCGCATGCGCATGCGCCAGATCGACGACCCGCTGCTGCGCGACCGCATGCACGATCTCGAGGATCTGTCGAACCGGCTGCTGCGCATCGTGTCGGGACAGATGGGCACCGCCGCGCAGATGGGGCTCAGGCAGGACTCGATCCTGATCGCGCGCAATCTGGGCCCAGCCGAACTGCTCGAATATGACAAGCGGCGGCTGAAGGGTGTGGTGCTCGAGGAAGGGTCATTGACCGCGCACGTGATCATCGTCGCGCGCGCGATGGGGGTCCCCGTGCTCGGCCGCGTCCGCGACGTCCGCACGTCGATCCGCGAGGGCGACCTGCTGCTGCTCGATACCAGCGCGGGTACTGTCCAAGTTCGCCCGACGCAGGCGCTGCAGGACGCGTTCGACGGCAAGCTGGTCATCTCGCAGAAGCGGCGCGCCAATCTCGCGTCGCTGCGCGACCTGCCCGCGGTCACGAAGGACGGCGTACCGATCGACCTGATGATCAATGCCGGGCTGCGCGAGGATATCGCCGCGCTCGACCTGACCGGCGCGCGCGGCATCGGACTGTTCCGCACCGAATTCCAGTTCCTGGTGTCGGCGACGCTGCCGTCGCGCGATCGCCAGCAGCGCCTCTATCGCGACGTGCTCGACGCCGCGGGCGACCGGCCGGTGATCTTTCGCACGGTCGACATCGGGGGCGACAAGGCGCTGCCCTATATGAACACCGACACCATGCTGGAGGAAAATCCGGCGATGGGCTGGCGTGCGCTGCGCCTCGCGCTCGAACGCGACGGACTGCTCAAGGTGCAGGCGCGCGCGTTGATGGAAGCCGCGGCGGGGCGGACGCTCAACGTGATGTTCCCGATGGTCTCGGAGCCGTGGGAATATGAGGCCGCGCGCGACATCTTCGTCCGCCAGCGCGCTTGGCTCGCGAGCCACAACAAGAAATTGCCCGCGGCGATCCGTTATGGCGCGATGCTCGAAGTGCCGGGGCTGGCAGAGACGCTCGACCTGATGCTGCCGCACCTCGACTTCCTGTCGATCGGCACCAACGATCTGACGCAATTTCTGTTCGCCGCCGACCGCGCGCACCCGCGGCTCGCCGAGCGCTACGACTGGCTGTCACCGACGGTGATGCGTTTCCTGTCGCGCGTGGTGAAGACCGTCGCGGGATCGAAGGTGACGCTCGGCGTCTGCGGCGAGATGGGCGGGCGCCCGCTGGAAGCCATGGCGCTGCTCGGCATCGGCATCGAACGCCTGTCGATCACCCCCGCTGGCGTTGGCCCGGTAAAGGCGATGATCCGCTCGCTCGACCTCGCCGCCCTCCGCCGCGACAGCCCGTCGATCCTCGCGCAGCCTTCGGCCAATCCCCGTGCCCAATATGAAGATTGGGCCAAGGCGCATCAGGTCGACCTTGGCGACTGA
- a CDS encoding TetR/AcrR family transcriptional regulator: MRYSSEHKAATRERVLKEAAKEIRAKGPDNVAVAGIMARAGLTHGGFYAHFQSKDALVGEAIGTMFADARARSAKIDAAGDPRSVLRAYVDFYLSQAHRDSRDRGCPLPTLSGDFARSEPATRERFGAGVVGIASRLAGPLAALGYADAAGESHALLAQLVGGVALARAVGDAALSDAMLADTHASIVARYGLEAAQ, from the coding sequence GTGCGCTATTCGAGCGAGCATAAGGCCGCGACCCGCGAGCGGGTGCTGAAGGAAGCCGCGAAAGAGATCCGCGCCAAGGGCCCCGACAATGTCGCGGTCGCGGGGATCATGGCGCGCGCGGGGCTGACCCACGGCGGTTTCTACGCCCATTTCCAATCCAAGGACGCACTGGTCGGCGAGGCGATCGGGACGATGTTCGCCGATGCGCGCGCGCGGTCGGCGAAGATCGACGCGGCGGGCGATCCACGCAGCGTATTGCGCGCCTATGTCGATTTCTATTTGTCGCAGGCGCATCGCGACAGCCGCGACCGGGGCTGTCCGTTGCCCACGCTGTCGGGCGATTTCGCGCGCTCCGAGCCCGCGACGCGCGAGCGTTTCGGCGCGGGCGTTGTCGGTATTGCTTCGCGGCTTGCGGGGCCGCTGGCGGCGTTGGGTTACGCCGATGCCGCGGGGGAATCCCACGCCTTGCTCGCGCAGCTCGTCGGCGGGGTCGCATTGGCGCGCGCGGTGGGCGATGCGGCGCTGTCGGACGCGATGCTTGCCGACACGCACGCCAGCATCGTCGCGCGCTATGGGTTGGAGGCGGCACAATGA